Proteins from a genomic interval of Piscinibacter sp. HJYY11:
- a CDS encoding SGNH/GDSL hydrolase family protein, which translates to MTSILTITRRRVLTGLIVLAASASTLAQAPTFWRDSWMASPQPLWSADFVLPLGVPVRFEKQTLRQVARVSVGGSRVRVVLSNDEGQAPLVIGAAHVARHAEGSAVVAGSDRALRFGGQASVRIPPGARMVSDPVDLALPALSRVAVSIYLPQPTAPAGFHFDARQTAYLVDGDHTSAAVLARDAATLSTRVFLTGVMVDGPQPPVAVVALGDSITDGNGASPDADTRWPDALAERLAPRGVAVLNAGISGARLLSDGMGRSALARIGRDVLSRPGVRTVIVLLGTNDIGWPGGPFAPREAAMTVEAFTQGYRALAELARAHHVRVVAATLPPFERALQGTPLEGHHSPEKERLRQAVNRWIRDSGSFDAVVDMDRVLRDPAHPSRLNPAFDSGDHLHPNDAGYRAMAAALDLDALLPAP; encoded by the coding sequence ATGACTTCCATCCTGACCATTACCCGCCGCCGCGTGCTGACCGGCCTCATCGTCCTCGCCGCCAGTGCAAGCACCTTGGCGCAAGCCCCCACCTTCTGGCGCGACAGCTGGATGGCCAGCCCGCAGCCGTTGTGGTCGGCCGATTTCGTGCTGCCGCTCGGCGTGCCCGTGCGCTTCGAAAAGCAGACGCTGCGCCAGGTGGCGCGTGTGAGCGTCGGCGGCTCGCGTGTGCGCGTCGTGCTCAGCAACGATGAAGGCCAGGCGCCCCTCGTCATCGGTGCGGCCCATGTGGCGCGCCATGCGGAGGGCTCGGCGGTGGTGGCCGGCAGCGACCGGGCGCTGCGCTTCGGCGGCCAGGCCAGCGTGCGCATTCCGCCTGGCGCGCGCATGGTGAGCGACCCCGTCGACCTCGCCCTGCCAGCGCTCAGCCGCGTGGCGGTGTCGATCTACCTGCCGCAGCCCACCGCGCCGGCCGGCTTCCATTTCGATGCCCGGCAGACCGCCTATCTCGTGGACGGCGACCACACGTCGGCGGCGGTGCTGGCGCGTGATGCCGCCACGCTGAGCACCCGTGTGTTCCTCACCGGCGTGATGGTCGATGGCCCGCAGCCGCCGGTGGCGGTGGTGGCGCTGGGCGACTCGATCACCGATGGCAACGGCGCCTCGCCCGATGCCGACACGCGCTGGCCCGATGCCCTGGCCGAGCGGCTCGCACCGCGCGGCGTGGCGGTGCTGAACGCCGGCATCTCCGGTGCGCGCCTGCTCAGCGACGGCATGGGCCGCAGCGCGCTCGCGCGCATCGGCCGCGACGTGCTGTCGCGCCCCGGCGTGCGCACGGTGATCGTGCTGCTGGGCACCAACGACATCGGCTGGCCCGGCGGCCCCTTCGCGCCGCGCGAAGCGGCGATGACCGTCGAGGCCTTCACCCAGGGCTACCGCGCGCTTGCCGAGCTGGCCCGTGCCCACCACGTGCGCGTGGTCGCGGCCACGCTGCCGCCCTTCGAGCGCGCGTTGCAGGGCACGCCGCTCGAAGGCCACCACAGCCCCGAGAAGGAGCGCCTGCGCCAGGCGGTGAACCGGTGGATCCGCGACAGCGGCAGCTTCGACGCCGTCGTCGACATGGACCGCGTGCTGCGCGACCCGGCGCACCCCTCACGCTTGAACCCGGCCTTCGATTCGGGCGACCACCTGCACCCCAACGATGCCGGCTACCGCGCCATGGCCGCGGCGCTTGACCTCGACGCCCTGCTGCCCGCGCCGTGA
- a CDS encoding LysR family transcriptional regulator: MDTLRALSAFVHSVELGSLSSAARALDTTQPTVSKLVAGLERSLGVRLLRRSATHLTLTDEGQRFHERARRMLEEYDEAVADARAQSQTPRGLLRVSAPAALGQAKLNGWMLEFLARHPDIEMDLLLEDRFVDLLEERIDVSLRLSGPLPPHLVARAVGRWPRLLVASPDYLATHGRPRKPSDLAAHHYLRYASGGDDALVLDGPDGPVRVELTSRYRVSNAMALLESVHQGAGIALAPSWSVAEALQRGELVRVLPRHTGPAQLAHLLYATRRHQPLRVRVLVDFLSERLATLPGGEKAPRAQPR, translated from the coding sequence ATGGACACGCTCCGCGCACTCTCCGCTTTCGTGCACAGCGTCGAACTCGGCAGCCTCTCGAGTGCCGCCCGTGCGCTCGACACGACGCAGCCGACGGTCAGCAAGCTCGTCGCCGGCCTCGAGCGTTCGCTCGGCGTGCGCCTGTTGCGCCGCAGTGCCACCCACCTCACGCTGACCGACGAGGGCCAGCGCTTCCACGAGCGTGCGCGGCGCATGCTGGAGGAGTACGACGAGGCCGTGGCCGACGCGCGGGCACAATCGCAGACGCCGCGCGGCCTGCTGCGCGTGAGTGCGCCGGCCGCGCTCGGTCAGGCCAAGCTCAACGGCTGGATGCTGGAGTTCCTGGCACGGCACCCCGACATCGAGATGGACCTGCTGCTCGAAGACCGTTTCGTCGACCTGCTGGAAGAGCGCATCGATGTGTCGCTGCGGCTGAGCGGACCGCTGCCGCCTCACCTCGTGGCGCGTGCGGTCGGCCGCTGGCCACGGCTGCTCGTGGCCTCACCCGACTACCTGGCCACGCATGGGAGGCCGCGCAAGCCCAGCGACCTCGCCGCGCACCACTACCTGCGCTATGCGAGCGGCGGTGACGACGCCCTGGTGCTCGACGGCCCCGACGGGCCGGTGCGGGTCGAGCTCACCAGCCGCTACCGCGTGAGCAACGCGATGGCCCTGCTCGAGAGCGTGCACCAAGGCGCCGGCATTGCCCTTGCGCCCTCGTGGAGCGTGGCCGAGGCCTTGCAGCGCGGCGAGCTGGTGCGGGTGCTGCCGCGCCACACCGGGCCGGCACAGCTGGCGCACCTGCTGTATGCGACGCGCCGCCACCAGCCGCTGCGCGTGCGCGTGCTGGTCGACTTCCTCAGCGAGCGCCTGGCCACCCTGCCGGGCGGCGAGAAGGCGCCGCGCGCTCAGCCGCGGTAG
- the gmhA gene encoding D-sedoheptulose 7-phosphate isomerase codes for MSPHIQQTLIDARAALDALIANEATLQSIDAAGTLLADTFKREGRVFSCGNGGSMCDAMHFAEELSGRYRQDRPALGAASISDPSHISCVGNDYGYEHIFSRYLEGHGRSGDVLLGISTSGTSRNVVAAAEMAKKKGMKVIALTGKPGATLGTLADIEICTPGGKFADRSQELHIKVIHILIEAVERQLFPDNYRG; via the coding sequence ATGAGCCCTCATATCCAGCAGACCCTGATCGACGCGCGCGCCGCGCTCGACGCCCTCATCGCCAACGAGGCGACCCTCCAGTCCATCGACGCGGCGGGCACCTTGCTCGCCGACACCTTCAAGCGCGAAGGCCGCGTCTTCAGCTGCGGCAACGGCGGCTCGATGTGCGATGCGATGCACTTCGCCGAGGAACTCTCCGGCCGCTACCGGCAGGACCGCCCCGCGCTCGGCGCCGCCTCCATCAGCGACCCCTCGCACATCAGCTGCGTCGGCAACGACTACGGCTACGAGCACATCTTCTCGCGCTACCTGGAAGGCCACGGCCGCAGCGGTGACGTGCTGCTGGGCATCAGCACCAGCGGCACAAGCCGCAACGTGGTGGCCGCCGCCGAGATGGCGAAGAAGAAGGGCATGAAGGTGATCGCGCTCACCGGCAAGCCCGGCGCCACGCTCGGCACGCTGGCCGACATCGAGATCTGCACCCCCGGCGGCAAGTTTGCCGACCGCTCGCAGGAGCTGCACATCAAGGTGATCCACATCCTGATCGAAGCGGTGGAGCGCCAGCTCTTCCCCGACAACTACCGCGGCTGA
- a CDS encoding NnrU family protein, translated as MTLLILGLVLFLGIHSVSIVAPAWRDAQAASNALGWKGVYTVVAIVGFVLIVYGYGEARLTAPLLYAPPTWMRHLSMLLLLPVFPLLLAAYLPGRIKTAAKHPMLAATKLWALAHLLANGTLADVLLFGGFLVWAVADRISLKRRVQRPTLGAPPSAANDLIAVVGGLALYGLFVWRAHAWLIGVSPFGKAL; from the coding sequence ATGACCCTGCTGATTCTCGGACTCGTCCTCTTCCTCGGCATCCACTCGGTGTCGATCGTCGCGCCAGCCTGGCGTGACGCGCAGGCCGCGAGCAACGCGCTGGGCTGGAAGGGCGTGTACACCGTGGTCGCCATCGTGGGCTTCGTGCTCATCGTCTATGGCTACGGCGAAGCACGCCTCACCGCGCCGCTGCTATACGCACCGCCCACCTGGATGCGGCACCTGTCCATGCTCTTGCTGCTGCCGGTGTTCCCGCTTTTGCTGGCCGCCTACCTGCCCGGGCGCATCAAGACCGCCGCCAAGCACCCGATGCTCGCCGCCACCAAGCTTTGGGCGCTGGCGCACCTGCTCGCCAACGGCACCTTGGCCGACGTGCTGCTCTTCGGCGGCTTCCTCGTGTGGGCGGTGGCCGACCGCATCTCGCTCAAGCGGCGCGTGCAGCGCCCGACCCTCGGCGCGCCGCCGAGCGCGGCCAACGACCTCATCGCGGTCGTCGGCGGCCTCGCGCTCTACGGCCTCTTCGTGTGGCGCGCCCATGCCTGGCTGATCGGCGTGTCGCCGTTCGGCAAGGCGCTTTGA
- a CDS encoding DsrE family protein has translation MSDADHTAAGIAILLWASEPEAPHRLATPFFHAAAAAALDMPVEVYFTARSVRLLEPGVAAALFASEHPKSVYDAMREAVAHGAVFFACSDALQAHGLAGATLIPECTRRGGAVQFMARAADLRWRTLVF, from the coding sequence ATGAGCGACGCCGACCACACCGCCGCGGGCATCGCGATCCTGCTCTGGGCCAGCGAGCCCGAGGCGCCGCATCGCCTGGCCACGCCGTTCTTCCACGCCGCGGCGGCGGCAGCGCTCGACATGCCGGTCGAGGTCTACTTCACCGCGCGCAGCGTGCGGCTGCTGGAGCCGGGGGTGGCGGCGGCGCTTTTTGCGTCGGAGCACCCCAAGTCGGTGTACGACGCGATGCGCGAAGCCGTCGCGCACGGCGCCGTCTTCTTCGCCTGCAGCGATGCCCTGCAGGCACACGGCCTCGCCGGCGCCACGCTGATCCCCGAATGCACACGCCGAGGCGGCGCGGTGCAGTTCATGGCCCGCGCGGCCGACCTGCGCTGGCGCACGCTGGTGTTCTGA
- a CDS encoding glycine cleavage system protein H has protein sequence MNLQDLVFPPDLHYLVEHDVWARLEADGSATVGITALGIKLSGEIYMCRAKPVGTVVEQGRSVAVVELAKAIVSVKCAVSGTVLAVNPRLEEAPHLVHTDPYGEGWIARLALADFERDRAQLVQGEAVQAAMAHHAASYEANP, from the coding sequence ATGAACCTGCAGGACTTGGTCTTTCCTCCTGATCTGCACTACCTCGTCGAGCACGACGTGTGGGCGCGGCTCGAAGCGGACGGCAGCGCCACCGTCGGCATCACCGCGCTGGGCATCAAGCTCTCGGGCGAGATCTACATGTGCCGGGCCAAGCCGGTGGGCACGGTCGTGGAGCAGGGGCGGTCGGTCGCGGTGGTGGAGCTGGCCAAGGCCATCGTGTCGGTGAAGTGCGCGGTCTCGGGCACGGTGCTGGCGGTGAACCCTCGGTTGGAGGAGGCGCCGCACCTGGTGCACACCGATCCCTATGGCGAAGGCTGGATCGCGCGCCTGGCGCTGGCGGATTTCGAGCGTGACCGTGCGCAGCTCGTGCAGGGCGAGGCGGTGCAGGCGGCGATGGCGCACCATGCGGCTTCATACGAGGCGAATCCATGA
- the selB gene encoding selenocysteine-specific translation elongation factor, which produces MIVGTAGHIDHGKTTLVRALTGVDTDRLPEEKRRGISIELGYAFLDTPDTDERIGFIDVPGHERLVHTMLAGATGIDYGLLLVAADDGVMPQTREHLAVLSLLGVSRGAVAVTKIDRAEGTRVAAVQEEVAALLADSSLAGAPVLPVSAHTGAGLADLRGLLFDAARQTAQRDMAGASFRLAIDRVFTLAGVGTVVTGTVHAGQVQVGDELLILPSAKGLRARVRSLHAQNQVVTQAHAGQRCAVALVGVAKDDIARGQWLTAPHGALDTQRLDADLTLWHDEARPLRSGTPVHVHLGACDVMGTVAVLDRSDTQDALAPGARGRVQIVLAQPIAAWRGDRVVLRDNSASRTLAGGEVLDPQAPVRYRRTPQRLRELDAWSQSDAPSRLAALLAASAHGLSLQRWAGAEGRDPAALPTMPEGSLRAVDAGTGEWALGAEHRAAARDAVLSALRTFHTQRPDELGPDSGRLRRLAAPRLPEPLWRALLASLVTEGAVAVRGAFVHLPEHGLRLSSADQRIAQKIAPMLAAAGFEGSWARDLARDGGESEALMRTTLARLASGGELHQVVKDLFYSTACMSKLAALARNVAAVHGGEVTAAAYRDATGLGRKRAIQLLEYFDHIGLLRRVGDVHRLRIDSMLFKEEAA; this is translated from the coding sequence ATGATCGTCGGCACCGCCGGTCACATCGACCACGGCAAGACCACGCTGGTGCGGGCGCTCACCGGCGTCGACACCGATCGGCTGCCCGAAGAGAAACGGCGCGGCATCTCGATCGAACTCGGCTATGCGTTTCTCGACACGCCCGACACCGATGAACGCATCGGCTTCATCGACGTCCCCGGTCACGAGCGCCTGGTGCACACCATGCTCGCCGGCGCCACCGGCATCGACTACGGCCTGCTGCTGGTGGCCGCCGACGATGGCGTGATGCCGCAGACGCGCGAACACCTGGCGGTGCTGTCGCTGCTGGGGGTGTCGCGCGGCGCGGTGGCGGTGACCAAGATCGACCGCGCTGAGGGCACGCGTGTGGCCGCGGTGCAGGAGGAGGTGGCCGCACTGCTGGCCGACAGCTCGCTCGCCGGTGCGCCGGTGCTGCCGGTGTCGGCACACACCGGCGCGGGGCTCGCCGACCTGCGCGGGCTGCTCTTCGACGCCGCGCGCCAGACGGCGCAGCGCGACATGGCGGGAGCTTCGTTCCGCCTGGCGATCGACCGCGTGTTCACGCTGGCCGGTGTGGGCACGGTCGTCACCGGCACCGTGCATGCAGGCCAGGTGCAGGTGGGCGACGAACTGCTGATCCTGCCCTCGGCCAAGGGGCTGCGCGCGCGTGTGCGCAGCCTGCATGCGCAGAACCAGGTGGTCACGCAGGCGCATGCGGGCCAGCGGTGTGCAGTGGCGCTGGTCGGCGTGGCAAAGGACGACATCGCGCGCGGCCAATGGCTCACCGCACCCCATGGCGCGCTCGACACGCAGCGGCTCGATGCGGATCTCACGTTGTGGCACGACGAGGCGCGGCCGCTGCGCTCGGGCACGCCGGTGCACGTGCACCTCGGGGCGTGCGACGTGATGGGCACGGTGGCCGTGCTCGACCGCAGCGACACGCAGGACGCACTCGCACCCGGCGCGCGTGGGCGCGTGCAGATCGTGCTGGCCCAGCCCATCGCGGCCTGGCGTGGGGACAGGGTGGTGCTGCGCGACAACTCCGCCAGCCGCACGCTCGCCGGCGGCGAGGTGCTGGACCCGCAGGCACCGGTGCGCTACCGCCGCACGCCGCAGCGCTTGCGCGAACTCGACGCGTGGTCGCAATCCGACGCGCCGTCGCGGCTCGCGGCCTTGCTGGCGGCTTCGGCTCACGGGCTGTCGCTGCAGCGCTGGGCCGGCGCCGAGGGGCGCGACCCGGCCGCGCTGCCGACTATGCCCGAGGGCAGCCTGCGCGCGGTCGATGCCGGCACGGGTGAATGGGCGCTCGGCGCCGAGCACCGCGCGGCCGCGCGCGACGCCGTGTTGAGCGCCCTGCGCACCTTCCACACCCAGCGGCCGGACGAACTCGGCCCCGACAGCGGCCGCCTGCGCCGCCTCGCGGCGCCACGTCTGCCCGAGCCGCTGTGGCGTGCGCTGCTGGCGAGCCTGGTGACCGAGGGCGCGGTGGCTGTGCGCGGCGCCTTCGTGCACTTGCCGGAGCACGGGCTGCGTCTGTCGAGCGCCGACCAGCGCATCGCGCAGAAGATTGCGCCCATGCTGGCCGCCGCCGGCTTCGAGGGCAGCTGGGCGCGGGATCTGGCGCGCGACGGCGGTGAGAGCGAAGCGCTGATGCGCACGACGCTCGCGCGGCTGGCGAGCGGTGGCGAGTTGCACCAGGTGGTGAAGGATCTGTTCTATTCGACCGCGTGCATGAGCAAGCTTGCGGCGCTGGCGCGAAACGTGGCGGCGGTGCATGGAGGCGAGGTCACGGCCGCTGCTTATCGCGATGCCACTGGCCTGGGCCGCAAGCGGGCCATCCAGCTATTGGAGTATTTCGATCACATTGGCCTGCTGCGAAGGGTGGGTGATGTCCATCGTTTGCGCATCGATTCGATGTTGTTCAAGGAGGAGGCAGCTTGA
- the selA gene encoding L-seryl-tRNA(Sec) selenium transferase, which yields MTARPAESVVHGSKASAKDLPSVDRLLRLPAVTALVAEHGHTLVTEEARGLLESLRTHALAGVLDATAVQPEALATSLADRIEQRLAPRMRRVFNLTGTVIHTNLGRALLADSALQHLLAMMAGPNNLEYDIASGGRGDRDSLVEELLCRITGAEAATVVNNNAAAVLLTIAAMASHHPGGREVIVSRGELVEIGGAFRMPDVMASAGATLVEVGTTNRTHPRDYEAAINERTALVMKVHTSNYAVQGFTSAVDEATLAGIAHARGVPLATDLGSGSLIDLAQYGLPREPTPQEMLAAGCDVVTFSGDKLLGGPQAGLIVGRKEAVARIRKFPMKRALRMSKLPLAALEATLLLYLRPERLAHDLPTLRLLTRPADAIRALAHELQPMVASAVAPQFGVEVVALQGQIGSGSLPVERLPSAGLALAPTGTRKKGLGTALDRLALALRSLPVPVIGRIADDRLLLDLRCLEDARPFVAQLPQLREGLSA from the coding sequence ATGACCGCCCGGCCCGCCGAATCCGTGGTTCACGGTTCCAAGGCCAGCGCGAAGGACCTCCCCTCCGTTGACCGCCTGCTGCGCCTGCCCGCCGTGACGGCGCTCGTGGCCGAGCACGGCCACACCCTGGTGACGGAGGAAGCGCGGGGGCTGCTTGAGTCCCTGCGTACCCATGCGCTTGCGGGCGTGCTCGATGCGACCGCCGTGCAGCCCGAAGCGCTGGCCACGTCGCTCGCCGATCGCATCGAACAGCGGCTCGCCCCGCGCATGCGCCGCGTGTTCAACCTCACCGGCACGGTGATCCACACCAACCTCGGCCGCGCGCTGCTGGCCGACAGCGCGCTGCAGCACCTGCTGGCCATGATGGCCGGCCCCAACAACCTCGAGTACGACATTGCCTCGGGCGGGCGCGGCGATCGCGACAGCCTCGTCGAGGAGCTGCTGTGCCGCATCACCGGTGCCGAGGCCGCGACCGTCGTCAACAACAACGCGGCAGCGGTGCTGCTCACCATCGCGGCGATGGCGTCCCACCATCCCGGTGGTCGCGAGGTCATCGTCTCGCGCGGCGAGCTGGTCGAGATCGGCGGTGCCTTCCGCATGCCCGACGTGATGGCCAGTGCGGGCGCGACGTTGGTGGAGGTGGGCACCACCAACCGCACCCACCCGCGCGACTACGAGGCGGCGATCAACGAACGCACCGCGCTCGTGATGAAGGTGCACACCAGCAACTACGCGGTGCAGGGCTTCACCTCGGCGGTGGACGAAGCGACGCTCGCCGGCATCGCCCATGCGCGCGGCGTGCCGCTGGCCACCGACCTCGGCAGCGGCTCGCTCATCGACCTGGCGCAGTACGGCCTGCCGCGCGAGCCCACGCCGCAGGAGATGCTCGCGGCCGGGTGCGACGTCGTCACCTTCAGCGGCGACAAGCTGCTCGGCGGCCCGCAGGCCGGGCTGATCGTCGGCCGCAAGGAGGCGGTGGCACGCATCCGCAAGTTCCCGATGAAGCGTGCGCTGCGCATGAGCAAGCTGCCGCTGGCGGCGCTCGAAGCGACGCTCTTGCTCTACCTGCGGCCCGAGCGGCTGGCGCATGACCTGCCGACGCTGCGCCTGCTCACCCGGCCGGCCGATGCGATCCGTGCGCTGGCGCACGAGCTGCAACCGATGGTCGCCTCCGCGGTGGCGCCGCAGTTCGGCGTGGAGGTGGTGGCGCTGCAAGGGCAGATCGGCTCGGGCTCGCTGCCGGTGGAGCGGCTGCCCTCGGCCGGCCTCGCGCTCGCGCCCACGGGCACCCGCAAGAAGGGCCTGGGCACGGCGCTCGACCGCCTGGCGCTGGCGCTGCGCAGCCTGCCGGTGCCGGTGATCGGCCGCATCGCCGACGACCGCCTGCTGCTCGACCTGCGCTGCCTCGAAGACGCGCGGCCCTTCGTCGCGCAACTGCCGCAGCTGCGCGAGGGCCTGAGCGCATGA
- the fdhE gene encoding formate dehydrogenase accessory protein FdhE — protein MAVTATVRVMSAEEIAAKAGGETPFLQMPQRATLFAERAMRLRQLARGHAMEDFLVFMADLAQAQQTRLAQFPEVPLPDAQALDRAAERGVPPLPASEWPRDAAWHGVLRALVAELREKAPAATQPTLARLESADGEWLERQADCLLTCVMEGLDLATAPLVAAALQVYWVHMVAAVVQRQSRHPQGGQAFGRIDDATACPCCGSRPVASITRSGGELMGQRYLHCSLCSAQWHMLRIQCTHCLSNKHVAYQSLDLAGADDDSASRAAGAAVQAETCEDCGHYLKIVHSDREPFVEPVADDLATLTLDLLVSDTGLKRHGVNLMLLFGEPEPPPPGAP, from the coding sequence ATGGCGGTGACGGCCACCGTGCGGGTGATGTCCGCGGAAGAGATTGCGGCCAAGGCGGGCGGCGAGACGCCCTTCCTGCAGATGCCGCAGCGCGCGACCCTGTTCGCCGAGCGCGCGATGCGGCTGCGCCAGCTCGCGCGGGGCCACGCGATGGAAGACTTCCTGGTCTTCATGGCGGATCTCGCGCAGGCGCAGCAGACGCGGCTCGCCCAGTTCCCCGAGGTGCCGCTGCCCGATGCCCAGGCGCTCGACCGCGCCGCCGAGCGTGGCGTGCCGCCGCTGCCGGCGTCGGAGTGGCCGCGCGATGCAGCGTGGCACGGCGTGCTGCGCGCGCTTGTGGCCGAGCTGCGCGAGAAGGCTCCGGCGGCGACGCAGCCCACGCTCGCGCGTCTTGAAAGCGCCGATGGCGAATGGCTGGAGCGCCAGGCCGACTGCCTGCTCACCTGCGTGATGGAAGGGCTGGACCTCGCCACCGCGCCGCTCGTCGCGGCGGCCCTGCAGGTCTACTGGGTGCACATGGTCGCCGCCGTCGTGCAGCGGCAGTCGCGGCATCCGCAAGGCGGCCAGGCCTTCGGCCGCATCGACGACGCGACCGCCTGCCCCTGCTGCGGCAGCCGGCCGGTGGCGAGCATCACGCGCAGCGGCGGCGAGCTGATGGGCCAGCGCTACCTGCACTGCTCGTTGTGCAGCGCGCAGTGGCACATGCTGCGCATCCAGTGCACCCACTGCCTGAGCAACAAGCATGTGGCTTACCAGTCGCTCGACCTGGCCGGCGCCGACGACGACAGCGCGAGCCGCGCCGCCGGTGCCGCGGTGCAGGCCGAGACCTGCGAGGACTGCGGCCACTACCTCAAGATCGTGCACAGCGACCGCGAGCCCTTCGTGGAGCCGGTGGCCGATGACCTGGCGACGCTCACGCTGGACCTGCTGGTGTCCGACACCGGCCTCAAGCGGCATGGCGTCAACCTGATGCTGCTCTTCGGCGAGCCCGAACCACCCCCTCCGGGGGCGCCATGA
- a CDS encoding formate dehydrogenase subunit gamma gives MSRLLLRYNASERMNHWAIALLFVLAGLSGLTFFHPAFYFFSYLFGGGQWARILHPFLGLLMFVCFLGLFFRLWRDNVLNDDDRVWRQHAGEMLRGDKSKMPPAGKYNAGQKIVFWLMAASLLVILVTGFMFWSPWFTGFFPIVLQRLALLLHAAAAVVLILAVIVHVYAAIWVKGTVRAMTRGTVTESWARQNHALWHRKMTEGR, from the coding sequence ATGAGCCGACTGCTGCTGCGCTACAACGCAAGCGAGCGCATGAACCACTGGGCGATCGCGCTGCTCTTCGTGCTGGCCGGGCTTTCGGGCCTGACCTTCTTCCATCCGGCGTTCTACTTCTTCAGCTACCTCTTCGGTGGCGGGCAGTGGGCGCGCATCCTGCACCCCTTCCTCGGGCTGCTGATGTTCGTGTGCTTCCTCGGCCTCTTCTTCCGCCTGTGGCGCGACAACGTGCTCAACGACGACGACCGCGTGTGGCGCCAGCATGCGGGCGAGATGCTGCGCGGCGACAAGTCGAAGATGCCGCCCGCGGGCAAGTACAACGCCGGGCAGAAGATCGTCTTCTGGCTGATGGCCGCGAGCCTGCTCGTCATCCTCGTCACCGGGTTCATGTTCTGGTCGCCGTGGTTCACCGGCTTCTTCCCCATCGTGCTGCAGAGGCTTGCGTTGCTGCTGCACGCGGCGGCGGCGGTGGTGTTGATCCTCGCAGTCATCGTGCACGTGTACGCCGCGATCTGGGTCAAGGGCACCGTGCGGGCGATGACGCGCGGCACCGTCACCGAAAGCTGGGCGCGGCAGAACCATGCGCTGTGGCACCGCAAGATGACGGAGGGCCGTTGA
- the fdxH gene encoding formate dehydrogenase subunit beta, with amino-acid sequence MAMQSQDVVARSATTTPSPQVRSAVPQVAKLIDESKCIGCKACQVACMNWNDLRDDIGTNIGVYDNPSDLTPSSWTVMKFFEVEPEKGNLEWLIRKDGCMHCEDPGCLKACPAPGAIVKYANGIVDFISENCIGCGYCVKGCPFDVPRISQKDNKAYKCTLCSDRVGVGLEPACVKTCPTGAIGFGTKEDMVAYGEKRAVELQERGFKNAGLYNPQGVGGTHVMYVLKHADRPELEDLPKDPSISPLVSLWKGVAKPLAVAGMIGAVLAGFFHYMKVGPIEEKPEEKPEDEKEPS; translated from the coding sequence ATGGCCATGCAATCCCAAGACGTCGTCGCGCGCTCCGCCACGACCACGCCATCCCCGCAGGTGCGCAGCGCCGTGCCACAGGTCGCCAAGCTCATCGACGAGTCCAAGTGCATCGGCTGCAAGGCCTGCCAGGTCGCGTGCATGAACTGGAACGACCTGCGCGACGACATCGGCACCAACATCGGCGTCTACGACAACCCGAGCGACCTCACGCCCAGCTCCTGGACGGTGATGAAGTTCTTCGAGGTCGAGCCCGAGAAGGGCAACCTCGAGTGGCTGATCCGGAAAGACGGCTGCATGCACTGCGAGGACCCGGGCTGTCTCAAGGCCTGCCCGGCGCCGGGCGCGATCGTGAAGTACGCCAACGGCATCGTCGACTTCATCAGCGAGAACTGCATCGGCTGCGGCTACTGCGTGAAGGGCTGCCCCTTCGACGTGCCGCGCATCAGCCAGAAGGACAACAAGGCCTACAAGTGCACCTTGTGTTCCGACCGGGTGGGCGTGGGCCTGGAGCCGGCGTGCGTGAAGACCTGCCCGACCGGCGCCATCGGCTTCGGCACGAAGGAAGACATGGTGGCCTACGGCGAGAAGCGCGCGGTCGAGCTGCAGGAGCGCGGCTTCAAGAACGCGGGCCTCTACAACCCGCAGGGCGTGGGCGGCACGCACGTGATGTACGTGCTCAAGCACGCCGACCGCCCCGAGCTGGAAGACCTGCCGAAAGACCCGAGCATCAGCCCGCTGGTCTCGCTGTGGAAGGGTGTGGCCAAGCCGCTGGCCGTGGCCGGCATGATCGGCGCGGTGCTGGCCGGCTTCTTCCACTACATGAAGGTGGGGCCGATCGAAGAGAAGCCGGAAGAGAAACCGGAAGACGAGAAGGAGCCGTCATGA